Proteins encoded in a region of the Vicia villosa cultivar HV-30 ecotype Madison, WI linkage group LG5, Vvil1.0, whole genome shotgun sequence genome:
- the LOC131606879 gene encoding spermidine coumaroyl-CoA acyltransferase-like yields MENHKTPFSLSLDTKNVVIVKPSKPTPSEILSLSTIDNDPNINILCQTIYVYKANDNFPNDQKDPASVIKEALSKTLVYYYPLAGKIITLDDDEKLGINCNGDGVPFLEANANCELSSLNYLEGIDVPTAQKLVFDNPSQDQTSPHPLVFKVTKFLCGGFTIGMGLSHSVCDGFGASKFYRALSEFASGKNEPSVKPVWERDRLTVKKTTLKKEEEPFKFLVDETSLATSPFLPTKEISHECFNLNIETIKNLKMKLMKEIDSDSDNVMKESFTITTVEALGAYVWRSKVRALKLNNDGSTLFCLAVGVRNLMDPPLHEGYYGNAFVASNVVLKVKELNEKPLFEAVKLIKENKKASMNEEHIRNSINMLEIMRRRKIKIEGRGASLVLTDWRQLGLLQEVDFGWKGSVNIVPVPWNMFGFVDLCLFLPPNNLDPLMKGGVRIFVSLPKASMDKFKEEMELLKGMKVDEDI; encoded by the coding sequence ATGGAAAATCACAAGACACCCTTTTCCCTATCTCTTGATACCAAGAATGTTGTCATAGTTAAACCCTCCAAACCCACACCATCTGAAATTCTTTCACTCTCCACCATTGACAATGATCCTAACATCAACATTCTTTGTCAAACCATATATGTCTACAAAGCAAATGACAATTTCCCAAATGACCAAAAAGACCCTGCTTCTGTGATAAAAGAAGCTCTTTCAAAGACTTTGGTTTACTATTACCCTCTTGCAGGAAAAATAATAAcacttgatgatgatgaaaaaCTTGGAATCAACTGTAATGGTGATGGAGTTCCATTCTTAGAAGCAAATGCAAACTGTGAACTCTCTTCCCTTAACTATCTTGAAGGCATTGATGTTCCAACAGCACAAAAGTTAGTGTTTGATAACCCTTCACAAGACCAAACTAGTCCTCATCCTTTGGTTTTCAAAGTTACAAAGTTTCTTTGTGGTGGTTTCACAATTGGTATGGGATTGTCTCATAGTGTTTGTGATGGTTTTGGTGCATCAAAATTCTATAGAGCACTTTCAGAATTTGCAAGTGGAAAAAATGAACCTTCTGTTAAACCTGTTTGGGAGAGAGACAGACTAACAGTGAAAAAAACTACTCTTAAGAAAGAAGAAGAACCATTTAAGTTTCTTGTAGATGAAACTTCATTAGCAACTTCACCTTTTTTACCAACCAAAGAAATCTCACATGAATGTTTTAACTTGAATATTGAAACTATAAAAAATCTCAAAATGAAACTAATGAAGGAAATTGATAGTGATAGTGATAATGTGATGAAGGAAAGTTTCACAATCACAACAGTTGAAGCACTTGGTGCTTATGTTTGGAGATCAAAAGTAAGAGCTTTGAAACTAAACAATGATGGAAGCACTTTGTTTTGTTTAGCAGTTGGTGTGAGAAACTTAATGGACCCACCTTTGCATGAAGGGTATTATGGTAATGCATTTGTAGCTTCAAATGTGGTGTTAAAAGTGAAAGAGCTTAATGAAAAACCACTTTTTGAAGCTGTGAAGCTTATCAAAGAGAATAAAAAGGCTTCAATGAATGAAGAACATATAAGAAATTCAATTAACATGTTGGAGATAATGAGGAGAAGGAAGATTAAGATTGAAGGAAGAGGTGCATCATTGGTTTTGACAGATTGGAGACAACTTGGTTTGTTGCAAGAAGTTGATTTTGGTTGGAAGGGTTCGgttaatattgtgcctgttccttGGAACATGTTTGGTTTTGTGGATTTGTGTCTCTTTTTGCCTCCAAATAATTTGGATCCTTTGATGAAAGGTGGAGTTAGGATCTTTGTGTCACTTCCTAAAGCTTCAATGGATAAGTTTAAGGAGGAGATGGAGCTTCTCAAGGGCATGAAAGTTGATGAAGATATATAG